The DNA sequence ACTACGCCCTGTTTCGTTGAGCATATTTTTCGACTCCAGctatttaaagtctagaacttaactaaatcccgagctcagaaaccggccctaagataCCGGTTATAAACAGTACAAGGATAGATCAGCAAACAGAGCTAATTTGTTTGGGGGAATAATAGAATTCACCATTTTGAACGATTGTAGCGATTTTTACTGATTACTGAAGGCTGTTGCACCTTTCGTGTACTCTGTATACTCTGCATGATACAATTTAGAAATACAATTTTGCTGACTCTCTCTTCGAGCGTGTCCATGAGTGGAATGCTGTAGGGAGTGCTGGGCACTTTCAGAGTGGGCGTTTCTTCTTTGGGATCCAGCTCCAGAGAATAGGACAACACCTGCAGAATATCAAGCATGCTCCACAACACCCCCGGTTCCACAGCAGGTGAGGAAACCTGcacattcaaaataaaaacaaattatatcaTACTCTTTATCATACACTATGTATCAtacgaactagcatcggccgaaaactaccaaacgcgaccgaacgatcccccaacaaagaaaggaatagatgctcgtccattgtgTGGCGTGCGTGGCGAGCATGACAGGCTCTCCAGTAGAGCTGCCACCACCAGGTTTTTAGGGTCCTGGGCCCTGCTACTTTtataggataatattattaaataaatacgcaaattcaccaaaacaatCTCACTCTATTGAAAATCCCATAACAATCatctatactctctctctctctaacatAATCACTCCTCAATCACATTACTCAAACTACATCTCACTATCTCACGCACAACCTTCCTCTAGCGCATCTCAGAACGTTTCTCCCTCTAGTTCGCCTCTACTGCGGTCATCACACTCTCAGCTCACCGGTACAAAAGTCCAATTTGGTGGACTGAGTGATGACTccgctattctaataattaatatccTATGAGAGCGGGGTGTTTGAATTGTTACAATTGCTAcaggccgtctccggccgatcaagttttcgatccgaattgaatgggattttccgctCTATCCGACCGAACTAACCAGTCGAGCTGAAACAACAAAGTGTGCCTAACCTAAATTTGTTCATAGTGTTGTTTGTTATTGGTTTTTAAGTTGTTTTATACTTGATGTTACTTGATGTTTGATACTTATAtttgatgttattttataaagttgtaactatggacaatgaaaaatgataatttggTTCAAgctgttccattgtgggatatactagacaaaagatatcatcgtccaaggaatgttcaaaggaatctgtggacaaagattgctgaacaaattGGATCTGAaggtaattattgtaataactaatttagtagATATTTTtggtttattctattttcaaaatctcaatataatcattgtttatgacaAATTTTGGTGCCTATGATAgcagttaattcaataattggcaaccagccaactactgaactagactgacttaaacggttccaatggacgaccatattcggtcgaattaacggccggcagattcgtccgatccaacggccgaacggatcggttgaatacggttccagtggacggttaccctaaatCGTACATTAAATCAtctgtatactataataaatgaaagaactggcttatacacgggataggaaaattacgtttgacgcatcatcacgtctgaactactttactgattaaattgaaattttgcatatagattcttaattaacctaGGATGGTTAAaggttacaggcctatttcaaactcttcaagatttcattgcgtcaagttttcagtttgtcaggttttaaaatagacccttgcggagtacggattacctgctagtattgaaaaaaatgatggaAAGAAACAAGAATTCTTATTAATAAGTTCCCTATAATACACGTTCCAAgttaatgaatttcaatttgctCACCTATCAACAAATCCCGCCAGTACTTGTCAGCCACCCTCGAATCTGCTTGTAAATGTGGTTGAAATTGATGAGCCAGCAACTGCGCATGCGCCTCCAGCTCTCGTTCGCGACTCTCATCCTTCGGCTTACGCGACATCGCGTTCAGAAACATCGCAAACACTCTGTCGCCAACACTAACAACAAAATCACATTTTATTGCATAAACATTTAataagattttcattttataaaatattaggtCGATTGAATGAGAGCTAGCATTGCTAATTCTAAGTGATTTCCAAGCAAATGCTAGGATTTGAGTCATTCTTgtacagcaaaaaaaaaaaaaattgctaCAAAACGTTCAGAGAAACTATAGAAAACAGAATAAGGTAGTGGGAACATGAATTAGTTAAGTTATTAGTTTGGTTCACGGTCTATAAACACAGGTCATGACTCTCGTGTTCCTCATGGAGCGGCCATTAAGTGGGGTCTTTATAGAGGTACATTTGAAATTCCaaatctgctcataacaaaatcatgcattgtgctttttaaaaacaatattctggtacAGATAATATGTAAGTAATTAAgtaaaggaaaaataatattgaaaatttggcaACGTATGAACACCCCCATAAGAACCAACGCTATCGAAGATGAGGCATCGTGTGAACACTCTCATAAGAACCAATAGAATTATGCACGAACCTTGAGATGCACTGCCACATTCCATACTTGTCCTTGATGATGGCCGTGTCCATTAGGTACTCGAACATAGCTGCAGACTGGGCTCAGCTGAATTCTCCACGCGGAATGTCTCCAGCCAGTAAACAGACAGCAAGTAGGTGCACTGGGCAAAACAGCAGTTTGTTCACGAAGGCCGTCACTCGGGAGGATTCTCCAGCAGGTTGAGGATCTGCGTTTTAGTTCTTGCAACTGGTTCTGCAAGGCAACAACAGAAAACACAATTGAGGAGTTGAAACTGGTGGTGTAGCAATGAAATAAAGAGTAGCTGATAATTTTTGACTGTGTTTTAATAATCAGTAGCCCTAAAACCATAATCTACCCATTTATTACAAGATTATGTAAAAGAAGAGTAGAAGCCCAGAGAGTAGAGTTCATTAAAAATACCATCGATTTCTATTTACAGATAGAACCTGAACTAGCTATAATGACAAGTGAAACTATACATTTATATGATAAAACCTGAACTGGCTATAATGACAAGTGAAACTATACATTTATAAATGAACTGGTGTAACAACCTgaactacagtgaggtccaagttataatggcagtatttgatcaacattagtgttgctacccttatctatcattcgacaaagcagatagtgctatccttttctaacactgcaacgttaccagatcgttttcaacaatgcaagaatataattaattaacagacatttgatttcaattatgaaactttattattgaatcattgaatcagCTGCCTTTTATAGAAGTCTGTGGCAAAGCAGAATACGccgttctcctatctttctccactgccattataacatggacctcattatagacaAATTAGTTGACTTCAAATCCATCGATTTCTATTTACAGATAAAACCATGAACTTAAATCAACTGTGATTATATGTCGGTCCCGGCTCAAGTATGACAGgtgtaaggcccattgacggcttaaattatatattcaggggAAGAGGTACCTTCCCACAAGGGACTCCCTACCAACAAAGCCACACGAATCTACTTTACTTACCACTTACTAAAATACCTGTATTATAAAGAGCTAATAGAAATTCATTTATGATATTGGCCAACTTCAAATAAAAGCAATGTAATAATGACGGTGAAGCGAAGATAGTCACTACATCCGTAAACagagccgtagtgcattcgtgtgacatcagcacaggtagggctcctacaccaataaaattcgttgatttcagctgatctatatcagctagtgttttcattggtgtaggagccctacctgtgctatgtcacacgaatgcactatggctttgtttacggaggtagtgagatagtccgatggaaattggaacagatgagtgcaaatttgccaaataagagttgatcaacATTTCCACAGCtgattgaaaatgagaattaaattttattttacacttGAAAAATTGGCAATGTCTACGGGTGCAGGGGAGTGAGGAGGTACTCTGCCGTTCCAATGtacatcggactattttcgtgcggttgactatagtaTCTGTAGCTGTAGAAACTAGTAGTCAGTGGTTATGATTACTTTCAGTAGTTTGATTCAAATTTACCACAAAACCATTTCATTCCTACACAAAGTGATAGTACAGTGGTGATACAATCAATGATCATGTACAAAAGTATAATGATTATAAATCCGTACCAACGAGACACTGTCGTTCCTGACGGCTGACGTGTATTGCAGTTCACGCATCTCCGACCGGGAAGACGTCTGCGAGACAAGGAAGGGAGATTCACCGCTATCTGTTTCACTCCGTCGTACCACTCTGCAGGCCACAAACCTGTCacaaaacatattacaaaatatGATTCTGTTAATACTATagctatagtgcggtccacgttataaaagcagtggagaaagataggagttCAACGTTGCCGttgcctctgtcttgtcaatgccttctgtagacggtagctgatataggtttatgatgtaaagaaaaaaaacaggctattgcccagaacttcttcaatttcctaattt is a window from the Nilaparvata lugens isolate BPH unplaced genomic scaffold, ASM1435652v1 scaffold8791, whole genome shotgun sequence genome containing:
- the LOC120349219 gene encoding uncharacterized protein LOC120349219, whose amino-acid sequence is MRELQYTSAVRNDSVSLNQLQELKRRSSTCWRILPSDGLREQTAVLPSAPTCCLFTGWRHSAWRIQLSPVCSYVRVPNGHGHHQGQVWNVAVHLKCWRQSVCDVSERDVA